The Leptospira koniambonensis sequence GAACAAATTGCAAATGCAAAATCCAAAAAAGCTCAGGTCAAAAAGAACCTTTCTTATTTTGATAGTTTGAATTTTTCCAAGAAGATCAAGATCCCTACTCTGGTTTCAGTCGGGATGGACGATAAGGTTTCTCATCCTAAGTCCGTCTTTGCATTATTCAATCATTTAGTCTGCGACAAAAGGATGCAAGTATATCCTACGGAAGGTAACGAAGCAGGTATCGCAGGGGACAAACAGAATTTGGCCAATTTGGAATTCTCGAAAGAGATCCTGTTCCCTGAATGAAAGAAATCCGTTTCCATAATTCTCTTAGCGGAAACAAAGAAGTATTTCGTCCGGAGTTTCCAGACAGAGTCAGAGTATATTCCTGCGGACCTACAGTTTATAATTTTGCTCACCTCGGAAATTTACGCGCGTTCTTATTCGTAGATTTGCTTAGACGTGCCTTAGTCGCATTCGGTTATAAACCGGATATGACAATGAACATCACCGATATCGATGATAAGATCATCCGTGAATCCTTGGCACAAGGAAAAGAGATCAGAGAATTTACAGAACCTTGGGTAAAAGCATTCCAAGAAGATTTAGAATCTCTGAATATTCAAAAATTAGAACATTATCCTAGAGCGACTGATTCTATTCCTTCTATGGTGGAGATCATAAAACATCTCCAAAATCAAGGTTTAGTCTATGAAAAAGACGGAAGTTTGTATTATTCCATCTCCAAATTTAAGAATTATGGAAAACTTTCCAAAATTGATGTAAGCGGGATGAAAACCGGTACTCGTTACGATACTGACGAATACGATAAAGACGATGTAAGAGACTTCGTTCTTTGGAAATTCCCGAAACAAGACAACGAACCTTCTTGGGAGACTGAAATAGGTTCCGGAAGACCTGGCTGGCATTTAGAATGTTCGGCAATGGTGCGTGACGTGTATGGTTCCGGAGTGGATATCCATACCGGAGGAGTGGATCTTACCTTCCCCCACCATGAAAATGAAATTGCACAAAGTGAAGGCGCTTATCCAGAAGAATCATTCGTAAAGTATTGGCTGCATTCTGAACATCTACTCGTAAACGGAGAAAAGATGGCCAAGTCCAAGGGAAACTTTTTTACCCTGAGAGATTTGGTAAAAGAAGGAGCGGAACCCAAGAATATCCGATTCCTCCTACTTTCTGCACATTACAGAAGTAAATTAAACTTCACAAAAGAAAGATTAGAAGAAGCTTCACAGTCAGTTTCTAAGATCCAAAACTGTATCAATCGATTATTAGATGAATTATCTAAGTCCGGGAAAACATTCCAAGTACAAGGGAAAGTAGATATAGCTGTATGGGACGAATTTTTAGAAAGTCTTGCAGATGATCTAAACATATCTAAATTTTTGGCTTCTGTTTTTGAATTGGTTAAAGATTCAAATCAATACTTGGATCAAAATTCTTCAGCTGAAAATGAGATCACCAAAAGACTAGAATTATTTTACAAAATAGATTCCATCTTAGGAGTTTTAAGTTTCGAAAGAAAGGTAGAAGTTTTAGATTCTGAGATAGATGAATTAGTAAGACAAAGACAAGAAGCCCGCAAAAACAAAAACTTTGCAGAATCAGACAGACTCAGAGATAAATTGAACGAGTTAGGAATTATAATCGAAGACACAAAAGAAGGTCTTCGCTGGAAAAGAAAATGAGCCGCCAGGAATATATCTACGGAAGAAGAAATATCCGAGAAATTCTGGAACGACATCTCGAAAAAGGTTCCGAACTTTCCTTCCAAGAAATTTGGCTAACTTCTGGAGCCAAAAAAGAATTAGAAGAAATTCTTTCCGAATTAGGAGACAAACTTCTAATCAAAGAAGCGTCCCCGAGTAAGTTAGATAAAATGGCTCCCGGTGTGAATCACCAGGGTGTGCTTGCACTTAGAATACAACTACATTCCGGAGATAAAAAATCATTCGATTCTCACCTGGAAAATTGTAAGGGACCAATCCTGGTTTTGGATCGTATCCAAGATCCTGGTAACCTGGGAAATATTTTAAGAACGGCAGAATGTTTCGGAGTAGAAACAGTTCTTATTCCAGATAGAGATTCCTCAGGTATCACGCCTGCAGTGGAAAAAGTAGCTTCAGGTGCACTCGCCTATTTAAATGTTTTTAAAGTAGGAAACCTCGCACAAATATTAGAAAAATTGCAAAAACGAAATTTTTGGGTCGTTTCTACTTCCGACAAAGGAACAGAAGATTGGTCCAAAATTCCAGCTTGGGAAGAACTCGTGATCCTAATGGGAAATGAAGGAGAAGGTCTGAAAAGGATTCTAATGGAGAAATCGGATTTTACAGTCCGCATCCCACTTCATGGTCATATCTCCTCTTTAAATGTGACAGTCGCCACAGGCATCGTATTAGATCGTTTAAAAAACCGACCGAAGTAAATCTATTCAAACATTTATTTCCTTTCCGTTACGATAGAAAGAAGAGCCTATATCAAATTCTAGCTTGCGGTTTTTCTGGATTGCTCCCAAACTTTAAAGAACATGTAGTTCAAACTGTTAGTTTGTAATGTTGTAGTAATTCCTACATTTACACTTCATGTAATATCTATATAGTATTCAGGTCCTTTAGCATGAAAAGATTTTTATCCTTCAGAACTCTGTTCTTATTTTTTACAATTCTATCTTTTGGGAATTGTGAGTATCTCCAGGACAGAATCACCCCTTCTGACAGTAAATCATTAGGAGACCAGCTTAAGGATTATCTCATCTCTGGTTTCTTTGCAGAACAGAACCACGCTCTGTATAAATTTTCTACTGTGATCCCTAACTTGCAGCCTGAAAATCTTTCTCCTCTATATTTCCAAGACCCTTATTTTCAGAGGGATAACAGACCTAAGATAGTATTCATACATGGTTGGGATTTTGCAGAAAGGCAAACAGATCCTCCTACTGATTTTAATAAAAAAGTAACAAACCTACTTGGGACCTGGAACCAAGGGCTTGCATTTGTTACCGATAATGCAACACCTCCCAGCAACTATACAGGGAGCGTATATGATAATTTTGAAATATATGTTTTTACCTATAGAACTTCCGATTACATCGAAGTAAACGGAAGAAGATTTATAGATTCCTTAAATGCTGCATTTAACTCTTCTGATAAGGTCGTTGTCGTGGCTCACTCGATGGGAGGATTAGTTTCCAGAGCTGCAATCCAACATGCAAATAATACTGAGGACGTGATAGATCATATTGTAAGCTTAGGAACTCCTTATTATGGATCTCCATACTCTTCACCACAATATACCGGAAATTTGAGTTCGATAGGAACAATCATCAAATTTATGACAGATACTCCCGGCGGACAAGGTCTTGCCTATACGAACGGGATCAGTTCCGGAGTGACTGCGATCAACCCTCCCATCACGGATGGGACCGACCAAGCGTTTAACTTCTTTTTAGAAAGTATGATCGCAAATACTTCCAAAGACTCCATTACAACTGTTTACGGCGGTAATATGGGCTCTGGAAATTGCAGCGACACTGACCATGCTGCTACCTATCGAGCGGCTTGTGTTGTAATCACAAATGGAGATCCAATGTTTACTCAATCGGACGGAATTGTTCCTTTAGATTCTGCGCTCTTGAATGGAAGAGCGGGGTTCGATCATACTGTTTCGAATATGGATCATTCTCAAATGTCTTTTAGGAATGAGGGCGGGCAAGCTGGTGGACTGACAGCTGTAAAAACACATTTTGATAATGTGTTCAATGAAGTTTTTTTAATCGTGAGTGGGTTGTAGGAACTCCAACAGATTTGGGGATCGGGGCGGCCCCCGCCCGAATCTTGGGTGGTGGGGAGTGGCTCGTGGGAGAATTGCCTCCCGGCTCTATATCACGAAATTCTCAATTTAGCAAGCTTGATTCGCGCACTAAAATAGCGGAATGTGGATTCCAAATTCCGGTCGCACTCCTATTAGAGTCTGACTTTGATCCCCATTTCTTGCATATTTTCTTTGGTCTCTCTGATAGTAAATTCTCCAAAATGAAAAATGGATGCTGCGAGCACTGCATCTGCTTTTCCTCTTAGGATTGCTTCTACCATATGTTCCGGATTTCCGGCTCCACCACTTGCAATAATAGGAATTTCTAAATTAGAAGAAAATGATTTTAGAAGTTGGATATCGAAACCCTTTTTAGTTCCATCACGATCCATGGATGTGAGCAAAATTTCTCCAGCGCCTCTCTCCTGGGCTTCTTTTCCCCAATCGAGTGCGTCTCGTCCTGTTTCAGTTCTTCCGCCGTGTAGGAACACTTCATATCTTTGTCTGTCTGGATGGAATTTTACATCTACTGCGCATACGATACATTGCGAACCGTAAATTTCTGAGGAGGCACGAAGAAGGTCCGGATTTTGGAAAGCAGCAGTATTAATGGAAACCTTATCTGCTCCTTTTTCTAAAACCGCTTTCACATCATCTAATGTGCGAATTCCTCCACCAACAGTGAAAGGGATAAATATCCTTTCTGCAACTGCTTCTACCAAATGGATTAAAATATCTCGTTTGTCGCTAGAAGCTGTGATGTCTAAGAAGCATAACTCGTCCGCGAGATTTTTTTCGTAAACGACTGCAGACTCAACTGGATCTCCCGCATCCACAAGATTTACGAAATTCACTCCTTTGACTACCCTGCCGTCTTTGATGTCCAGGCAGGGAATAATTCTCGCGGCGAGTTCACTCATTTGATCGTTTCAGGCAACTGAACCTTAGAAGCCCAGTCAGAGATCATTTTAGCAAAACCGAATATTTTATCTTCATGCAGAGCAGGAGCAGTGATCTGTAAACCGATCGGAAGTCCTTTGGAATCAGTCCCGATCGGAACAGACATTGCAGGAACTCCAGCCAAATTTACAGAAGTAGTTAAGATATCTGCCTTATACATTTGGATCGGATCAGAGGTTTTTTCCCCCACTTTGAATGCAGTTGTAGGAGAAGTCGGCTGAAGGATTAGATCCACTTTAGAAAAATAACTTTCGTATTCTTTTTTGATCAGAACACGAGCTTTCTGTGCTCTTCCATAATACGCATCGTAATATCCAGCAGATAAGGAGAATGTTCCGAGTAAGATCCTTCTTTGGACTTCTTTACCAAAACCTTCACTTCTGCTTGTTACATATAGATCTTCCAGTTTACCGCTTGGATCTTTTCTTTGTCCAAAACGGATCCCATCAAATCTAGAAAGATTTGAGGAACATTCTGCAGTAGCGATAATATAATAGATCGGAATAGAATTAGATAGAAGAGAAAAATCCAGGTCCACAAGTTGAGCACCTTTCGATTCTAACTCCGCTAAAAGAGACTCATATGCTTTTGCAATATCAGGTTCAATCTCAGAAGTGATTTTCATCTTCCCTATTCTCAAACCTTTCCAAGGAAGTTCTTTTACCTTAGAAGGATCGAATGCAGGAATATTTTTAGAAGTAGCATCTCTCTGGTCTTTACCAGAGATTACTGAATACACGTCGATAATACCGTCGATATCTTTGGACAATGGACCGATCTGATCCAAGCTAGAGGCATAAGCCACGAGTCCATATCTGGAAACAGTTCCGTAAGTTGGTTTTAGACCATAAATCCCACAAAGAGATGCAGGCTGCCTAACGGACCCTCCAGTATCAGAACCAAGTGCAACAGGCACAAAAGAAGCAGCAACCGCTGCAGCCGATCCTCCTGAGGATCCACCTGGAATTCTCGCAGTATCAAATGGATTTTTAGTTACCTGATAAGCAGAATTCTCTGTAGAAGAACCCATAGCAAACTCATCCATATTCGCTCTTGGAATAAGAACAAAACCTTTTGCTAAAAGTTTTTCAATAGCAGTCGCATGAAATGGAGAACGATAATTTTCTAAAATTTTAGAAGCGCAAGAAGTGATCGTATTCTCAATGCAAATATTATCTTTCACTCCGATTGGAATTCCATCAAATTCGGAGAGAGGTTTGCCTGATTTTCTTCTTTCAGTACTTTCCGCAGCAGCCTTTAAGATACTTTCTTTTTCCCAAGAAAGAAATGCTTTAATTTTAGAATCTTCTGCCTCTATACGAGAGATCAAAGATTGGATTAAATCTGTAGGAGTAAATTCTCCTGAATTTAAACTTTTTTTAATATCAGAATATTTTAATTTCCAAAGTTCTTTCATGTTTCGATCACCTTTGGAACCACGAAGTATCCGTTTTGGAAACTAGGGGCGAAGGATTCTATCTGAGAACGGCTTAAACCTTCTGCCGCTTTATCCGGGCGAACTGAATTTCCTTCGTTCGGATATAAGTCCTCATCAGATACAGAACTCACATTTAACTCAGTGATCGTATCCACATAATTCAATACTTTGTTAAAATCCGTAAGGAAGTTTTGGATATCCTTAGGATCTATTTTGAGCCTAGATAACTCTGCGATTTTTTGAAGGGATTCTTCGTTTAGGTTCACGGCCTTCGTTCTCCTTTTTCCCTTAATAGGCGTTCTTATCCATCACACCCTTTAAAGGTGTAAGAAGGATGATTTTAATATCCAACCAAAGAGACCAGTTTTCTATATAGTAGATATCCGCATCAATTCTATCATCGATAGAAGTGTCTCCTCTAAGACCCTGCACTTGCGCAAGACCAGTAATTCCAGCCTTGACCGCATGCCTTCTCATATAATGTCTATGATCCGTTTTGAATTTTTCGACAAAATGAGGTCTTTCGGGTCTTGGACCCACCACGGACATATCTCCTAAAAGCACATTAAAAAACTGAGGTATTTCGTCAAGGGAGGTCTTACGAAGGATCTTACCAATCGTGGTCACTCTTGGATCATTTTGGACAGTCCACGTGGTCTCTGACTGGGACTTGGTCTGGACAACCATACTTCTAAACTTAAGCATCTTAAAACTTTTATTGTCCAGCCCTACTCTTTCTTGGTGATAGAATACAGGACCTCTAGAAGTTAATTTGATCAGTAGAGCAATGATCAAAAATACCGGTGAAAAAAGAATGATGAAGAAAAGAGAGAATAGAATATCAAAACTTCTTTTGATAACTCGATTATAACCTAAACGTACAGGAATATTTCGGATGGAAATAACGGGAAGACCGTCCATCTCATCCACTCTTCCTTTTGCCTTAATAAACTCTTGGAAGCCAGGGATCACTTTTAAGTCGATACCTTCTGTATCACATGCATCTAAAACTGTTTCCAGACAGTCTCCTTCTGCATTATTCAAAGCATAAACAACCAGATCAGGTTTGATCTCAGACAAAACTTTTTCGATCTTGTCCGTCTTTCCTAAAAGCACCATATCCTTGCGAATTGCCTTTGAACTTCCTGAACTTACATAACCTATGATCTGATATCCATAGATCTGATGTCTTTGCACTGAGTCCGCAAAACGAGCCGCGGTTTCTCTTGTTCCAATCACAAGTACCCTACGTAAATTATATCCCTTGCTTCTCAGATATCTTAGGAATTGGCGGGCGAGAAGATGAAGAAGCCCGATCGAAAAGATATTTGTTCCTGCAAAAACTAAAATGAAAGAACGAGAAAATCTTTCGCTTCCAAAATCTCCTCTAAAGAAGAATAACATGGATAACACGAAGAGTAAATTTAAGAACACTCCTCCAAAAATTGCAAGGAACTCATCTAAGAAAGATAAACCTCTTCTTGGATGATATAGATCTATGAATAAGAAAACGATTACTTGCGAAACGGAAAGTACAGAGCCTAATATAAAATAACTTTCTAGATCAATATAAGATCTATCTATTCCTGTTGGATCTCCTACATAAAAACGAAGTAGGAATGCGAAACCACAACTTCCCAACGAGAAGATCAGGTCCAAGAAGACGAATAATAATTTAAAAGTTTGGCTTCTCTCTTTCAGCATATTATTCCGACTCGACTCCTTCTGTGTAACCTGCTCTAAGAGGACGTTTTCTAAATCTAAATAGACGGATCCTGGAAAGTTGGGAAGAATCTTCCTGGCCTAAACTGAAATCCGTTAAAGATATGGAGAAGAATATAGACTGGTCGTAAAAAGTCACCTGACTTGCACCAGTAGTTCCTCCAGGCACAGATCTAAGATCACTACTTAGACCTAATCTGAAATTCATAGTGTGAAGATTATATTTTAAGACCGCCATTGCACGGTTGACATTCATAGCGGTGTTTTGTCTTGCTTGGGTTCCATTAATCCCAGAACCATTGATAATATCCTGACCTAAATTCGTAGGATTCATATTCATCGAAGTAAATGGAGAAGTTGGATCGGTATTCAAAATATATCTTTGGTAATAATAATTATCCGTTTGGTTTGTGTATCTCCAAGGTTCAGTAACCCTAGAATCTATTTCTGCCTCAATACCAAACTCTCTTGTGATATCTATACTTGCCTTAGCATAGATCCTATAATTGTCCATCATAGAAGCATAATAGATATGATACCAGGTCCCGCCGACTTCCAGCTCACGAATATATCTCAAGAATGGAAGCCTAAAGCCTCCCATCTTGTAAGAAAGAGTGAAGTTATTGGATAAAGGACGATGCAGAGGTGTATGATACACAAAATCGTTATTAAAGAATATTCCTGTGTAAAAACTTCTCTTTCTTTCTAAAAGAGTTCTCTTTCGTTTGCTAAATCCATCTAAGAAGTCAATATAACCTGCAAAACGGAATACTGTATAATACCATCTCTCCTGGCTTGTAGGTTGAGGTTGGTATTCATCTGAAAAAGTCCTGAGATCTCGAATTGTTTTAAGAGAAATTTCAAAATTCTCAAGAGCATAACTTTCCAAAGAAAGTTCCAACTCATGCTGACGATTTTTCATCAGAATTGGATCCTGCAATTCAGGCTTCTCCGCTTCTAATTTACGATAAGTTGTATTAAAAAACAGGACAGGAGCACCAATTCTCAAATTGGTGTTTGTTCTAAAGTATTGATAACTATCCCTTGATAAACTTCTTTCCAAGGAAGTGAAATTCGTATTAACAGTATCTGAACTTCCCGCAGGCAATTGAGCAGATTGTTTTTTAGCACCATAATAAACACTCGGAGCCAAAGACACATAACTTCCAAAATTCATAGAAGTCCTAAACCCAGTCTCACCTTGTAAAAAGTTTTGGGTCCTTAGAACATTATCTTTATAGTCTCCGTTTGGATTATCATAACTTCCATCGGAGGTAGGTATTTTCAATTTCTCTTGGGTAGGAACTCCATAAAATCTCATCAATGTATTTGTTAAATACACATCCCAGTACACTGGGGTTTCGAAATAAGGAAGTCTTGCAATCTCAGAACTATTCTTGATCGTAACGGATGGAAGAACATCCACTGTAGGGAAATAACCAGACTTGGTAAGAGGAGAAAGGTTATAGAAGAGCATATTTCTCTTCATGTTGATATTAACGGAAAGGTCTCCCCTATTCTCCGTATAATCCAATTTCCACTCTAAGTTGTTACGAACATAACCATAACGAACATCTCTGAACGTATATAATGACTGTAAACTATTACTTGGTTGGTATCTATTCCCGTATTCGTATTCGAATAAACGATTTGTAAAATTCTCATATTGAACGGAAAGATTTCGTGTAACATCCTTCTCCGTATTATTCATTTTAGAATTTAAGAATATTCTACCCTTCCACCAAGGATCTCTATCCTCCCCAATATTAGGAATATTGGTCCCCCAATAATTTCCCTTATCCACTTGATTGGTAACTGCACTTGTTCCGAGACCATAATTTGCAAATCTATCTTCAAAACCGGAAGTAATCTGGTAGGCCTTGTGATTTGCAAAACCTATATCTATCAAATAGTTTAGATTAGTACTTTGCCTCCACATTTCCAGTTGGAAGGCTTGTCCTGTCTTTTCGTAGAAGTCCGCTCTGGCTTTGTAACCCATTGGGGTCCAGGACGTACTAGGAATAGTGGACCATTGCAATGAGTTTTGGATAAATAAACCTTGTGTATTGTTCTTACCTGCTTGGGTGGTCCAACCGTTCCCCAGGTTATTATTATAGAAGAATGGAAGCCAAAATACTGTTGTACCTCCTACCTGGAATCGAACATTAGTTCCTACAACTGTTCTATCCTGATAAAGAACTACCTTATCTACTTTGAAAGAATAATGCGGTTTTTCAGCATTACATGTTGTGAAATACCCCATCTCCAACATATAACGTTTATCATCTAATTTTTTGATTTTTTCACCGAAGAAATAAGCAGGTGCAACTGTACCTTTTGTATTATAGACAACACCTTTATCCAATCTATAATCGTAGATGAATTTATCTCCAGTGATCTTAGCTCGGCCATCTTCGAATTTGATCCCGCCTTCTGCGTACACTTCTTGGCGATCTGAATCCACAGAGATAGTTTCTGCTTCTAGAGTTCCGGATCTAAGCTTGATACGAACTCTACCTCTTAGAACCAAAACTCCGCCCTTGGTTTGGTCCACTCTCATGAGCTCACCTTCGGCGGCGTTCTCGATTACCATCGGGAGATCTTTTTTCGCAGTTCCGGCTAACGCGGCGAGATCGGGTTTATTATCTTCCTTCTCCCCTAAAGCAGCTTTTAATCTTTTACGTCTGGTGTAGATGGAACCTTCTCTGGAAAGACCCAGGTTTTCCAACTGCTCATCTACTTCTCTTTCGCTAAGTACTTCGATGGATTTGTTTAAAAGGCGGTTTCTGGTCTTAACAACAGACCTTTGGGTATCGTCTTCAGAGTTCGCATCGGCCCCAGGACCCTTAGGGCCTAGGTCGACCGGTTGCCCCCAAAGCAAGGTAGGCAAAAAAAGTAAAAATAGACAATTTCGGATCCAGGGGCGCATTCCGATCTAAGCCACACTATTGTGTCGGGTCAGCCCTGCATCACTAATTTGTAGAAAGAAAGCACTGAGATCCCAAGAAGTATCCGATACCAGCCGAATCCGGTAAAAGAATGGGTTTGTAGGTATTTTAGGAACCATTTGATCACGAAAAAACAAAGTAAAAAGGATAGAACAAAACCCAAACCCAAGATCGGCAAATTCTCCAAATTTAGCACTGACCTATGTTTGAATAATTTATAAGCACTTGCCAAGAATAAAACTGGAACCGCAACGAAGAAGGAAAACTCAGCAGAACTTCTGGTGTCTTTTCCTAAAAATCTGGCAGTTACGATTGTCGCTCCGGATCTGGAAACTCCAGGAACCAAAGCTAAACATTGGAAGATACCGATCAGGATAGCATCCTTCATTCCGATAGGTTCACTCGTTTTGATCTTTTCTCTTTTTTGGAACCAGAACTCTGAAGCTAAGATCAGAATTCCTCCAATAAGCCAAGCTCCTCCCAAGATCGCCAAGATATCTTCTCTCGCTTTGATCTTATCTAAAAATCCTCTGAATAGAAATCCAGCAGCCAAGATAGGCAAAAATCCAATCGTAACTCTTGTTAAGAAAAGGAATCCTTCCTTGTTTTCTTCTTTGCGGAGAAGGTAACGTACTGCCGATCTTCCCTGCTCTAAAAACTTCTCCCGGTATAGAACGACTACAGAGAGGATCGCTCCACTTTGGATAAATATATCGAATAAGTCGTCGAAGTCAGCTCCCTCTGAAAATGGATAAAAGGAGGAGAATAAGAAAAGGTGTCCTGTGGAGGACACCGGTAAGAATTCCGTAATCGCTTCAATTACGCTACGGAAGATTGCATTTAGATATGAATTCAAATCGCCTAAAAAATTTCTATTTTTACTTAGTTTCTGCTGCAGGAGCAGCTTCAGGCGCTGGCGTCGAAGTCGTTGTCTCCGGTGCTGGAGCCTCTACCTTGTTAACACCAGGGATAGAAAATTCTTTATCCAGATATTTTTCCAGATCAAACTTTTCGTTATGTTTAATAGCGACAGTTTCTTTGATTCTATCTAATACTGATTTATAAATTTCTTCAGATTTTCTTCCCTTGATCT is a genomic window containing:
- a CDS encoding undecaprenyl-diphosphate phosphatase, with the protein product MNSYLNAIFRSVIEAITEFLPVSSTGHLFLFSSFYPFSEGADFDDLFDIFIQSGAILSVVVLYREKFLEQGRSAVRYLLRKEENKEGFLFLTRVTIGFLPILAAGFLFRGFLDKIKAREDILAILGGAWLIGGILILASEFWFQKREKIKTSEPIGMKDAILIGIFQCLALVPGVSRSGATIVTARFLGKDTRSSAEFSFFVAVPVLFLASAYKLFKHRSVLNLENLPILGLGFVLSFLLCFFVIKWFLKYLQTHSFTGFGWYRILLGISVLSFYKLVMQG